A region from the Candidatus Poribacteria bacterium genome encodes:
- a CDS encoding sulfatase, whose translation MNVIVIVTDSLRADHVGCHPTAASYHGKKVQTPNLDRLAAEGTLFTHAYSESLPTMPTRHTWWTGRVGFPFRGWQPFENSDYTLAEILWDRGFTSALITDVYHMHKPVYNCGRGFDTVVWVRGQEYDPWVVEPLPVDLDRWHRLRGDESDALWKPRFEQYLRNRDGFREEEDWFAPRVTKEAIRWIEDTVQSKGQKDNLFLWVDYFDPHEPWDPPEPYWDMYRDPSYTGQDIIDPVAGPTGGYLSASEVERVKSLYAGEVTFVDKWIGVLLEAVRDNGLDENTLIVHLSDHGEPFGEHGIIRKARPWAYEELARVPWIMRLPGGEHGGRLSDGLVQPTDLLPTLLDALDIRGDLVLPYTAPRRTAQLFPQDMTLDQRGVRLHGSSLLPILRGEASSVRDFAYTGHHEQQWAIRNHIWTLLLGVREGANRLAERELYERRNDPSEQENRAEDLPEVVDMLELQLFRWARSLV comes from the coding sequence ATGAACGTGATCGTGATCGTCACCGACAGCCTGCGCGCGGATCACGTCGGATGCCACCCGACAGCCGCCTCGTATCACGGGAAGAAGGTCCAAACGCCCAACCTGGACCGGCTCGCGGCAGAGGGCACCCTCTTCACCCATGCCTACTCCGAGAGCCTGCCCACGATGCCGACACGCCACACCTGGTGGACCGGACGAGTCGGGTTCCCGTTCCGAGGATGGCAGCCGTTCGAGAACAGCGACTACACGCTCGCCGAGATCCTCTGGGACCGTGGTTTCACCAGCGCGCTGATCACCGACGTGTATCACATGCACAAGCCCGTCTACAACTGCGGGCGCGGGTTTGACACCGTCGTGTGGGTTCGGGGACAGGAGTACGATCCGTGGGTCGTCGAGCCGCTGCCGGTCGATCTCGACCGCTGGCATCGCTTGCGCGGGGACGAGTCCGATGCCCTCTGGAAGCCTCGGTTCGAACAGTATCTGCGGAACCGTGACGGCTTCCGAGAGGAGGAGGACTGGTTCGCCCCACGAGTCACCAAGGAAGCCATCCGATGGATCGAGGACACGGTCCAAAGCAAGGGACAGAAGGACAACCTGTTCCTGTGGGTCGATTACTTCGATCCGCACGAGCCATGGGACCCGCCCGAGCCCTACTGGGACATGTACCGCGATCCTTCGTACACTGGGCAAGATATCATCGACCCCGTCGCCGGGCCCACAGGAGGCTACCTGAGCGCCTCCGAGGTCGAGCGCGTCAAGTCGCTCTACGCGGGCGAGGTGACCTTCGTCGACAAGTGGATTGGGGTCCTACTCGAAGCGGTGCGCGACAACGGTTTGGACGAGAACACGCTGATCGTCCACCTGTCCGACCACGGCGAACCATTCGGGGAACACGGGATCATCCGCAAGGCGCGTCCCTGGGCGTACGAGGAGCTCGCTCGCGTCCCGTGGATCATGCGACTACCGGGCGGCGAACACGGGGGTCGCCTCTCCGATGGCCTCGTCCAGCCGACGGACCTGCTGCCGACGCTGCTCGATGCGCTGGACATTCGGGGCGACCTGGTTCTGCCCTACACAGCTCCCAGACGGACGGCGCAGCTCTTCCCGCAAGATATGACGCTCGACCAGCGCGGCGTCCGACTGCACGGGTCGAGCCTCCTGCCGATCCTGCGCGGCGAGGCGTCATCCGTCCGCGACTTCGCCTACACGGGACACCACGAACAGCAGTGGGCGATCCGCAACCACATCTGGACGCTGCTGCTCGGCGTGAGAGAAGGGGCGAACCGACTGGCGGAGCGCGAGCTCTACGAGCGGCGGAACGATCCAAGCGAGCAGGAGAACCGGGCAGAAGACCTGCCGGAGGTCGTCGATATGCTGGAGCTGCAGCTTTTTCGCTGGGCGAGGAGCCTCGTCTAA